From [Clostridium] symbiosum, a single genomic window includes:
- a CDS encoding ATP-binding protein codes for MGELRKLRDSFMQKIKDDKKEKKYIAIFMAVVLLIVVLMFSALGFSIWEEYKKTIIDNQKKQMLLTAQSLGDNLEIFIEEYEADLNALCTMESENRWIGGHEEWDILQGYVDSHERFVYDVIVEETDGTVIKSTKGRQVTEVFSVTEINDGLSFRQCRLDDGEIYLVLRMERWDGTSISIVINETAYYRSLISGIRLGTNGYVVVKDSNGIILMHPQKEQWGIDVIDGRQKMYPDKDLSSLDKMVESQNKGEEGVLEYYSYWWTKPGAPRVKKISAYSPAIIGGGFLVVSAVIDYSDIYIPVAEGFTKLALVFVGIMAAILIMAFYMAKLLTQKKHDTEEIAYLLELNRILESMHQSEERIAHQQRLQIMGTMTGGIAHEFNNLLTPIMGYADLMMMDLPEDSELYDSASEIYEASAKAKEIIQQISSLSRKNMETAYKNLDAARVFRRALKMVQSVCPANVRLSDNIALKEEHFLGNETQMNQVILNICVNAIHAIGHQEGLITVSARTAESRELLEHHLSAVPGDWEHYIRLDISDNGCGMSEEVLKQIFDPFFTTKKGSKGTGLGLALVEQIITSHKGFIFAESCPGEGSTFHIYLPVNEMTDDEEQEDADGENRDGELLRLLIVDDNAKVLKLLEKNFGKLGVLTVSCMNFEEARNLLKTQEFDAVAAEQGIGGRSAVDFCMSIQGQNPGLIRIVMTEQVTKEILEAKQRKIIDEYIDKPVSDSAILKAIRAVKTKF; via the coding sequence ATGGGGGAGCTTCGGAAACTGAGGGACAGCTTCATGCAAAAAATAAAAGATGATAAAAAGGAAAAGAAATATATTGCCATCTTTATGGCGGTAGTACTGCTCATCGTGGTGTTAATGTTTTCCGCTCTCGGATTCAGTATCTGGGAGGAGTATAAGAAGACGATAATCGACAACCAGAAAAAACAGATGCTTCTGACGGCGCAGAGCCTGGGGGACAACCTGGAAATTTTTATCGAAGAATATGAGGCGGATCTGAACGCGCTCTGCACGATGGAATCTGAAAACCGTTGGATCGGAGGACATGAAGAATGGGATATCCTTCAGGGATATGTAGACTCCCATGAACGCTTTGTGTACGACGTGATCGTGGAGGAGACCGACGGCACCGTTATCAAAAGTACAAAAGGCCGGCAGGTTACGGAAGTTTTTTCGGTCACTGAGATTAACGACGGCCTGAGCTTTCGCCAGTGCAGGCTGGACGACGGAGAGATTTACCTGGTTCTCAGGATGGAACGCTGGGACGGTACGTCGATTTCCATCGTAATAAATGAGACAGCTTATTACCGATCCCTGATTTCGGGAATCCGCCTGGGAACCAACGGTTATGTCGTGGTGAAGGATTCAAATGGGATCATCCTGATGCATCCGCAGAAGGAGCAGTGGGGCATCGACGTCATAGACGGACGCCAGAAGATGTATCCAGACAAGGATCTGTCAAGCCTTGACAAGATGGTGGAGAGCCAGAATAAGGGAGAGGAGGGCGTGCTGGAATATTATTCCTACTGGTGGACAAAACCGGGAGCGCCGAGGGTGAAGAAAATCAGCGCCTATTCGCCGGCCATCATTGGGGGAGGTTTCCTGGTGGTGAGCGCCGTCATCGACTACAGTGACATCTACATTCCGGTCGCCGAGGGCTTTACGAAGCTGGCGCTGGTGTTTGTGGGAATCATGGCGGCCATCCTTATCATGGCATTCTACATGGCAAAGCTGCTGACGCAGAAAAAACATGATACGGAGGAGATAGCCTATCTCCTGGAACTGAACCGGATTTTAGAGTCCATGCACCAGAGTGAGGAGAGGATCGCGCACCAGCAGAGGCTGCAGATTATGGGAACGATGACGGGCGGAATTGCCCATGAGTTTAACAATCTCCTCACGCCGATTATGGGATACGCGGATTTGATGATGATGGACCTGCCGGAGGATTCGGAACTGTATGACAGCGCCTCCGAGATATATGAGGCCTCAGCCAAGGCAAAGGAGATTATCCAGCAGATATCCTCACTTAGCCGCAAGAATATGGAGACGGCATATAAAAACCTGGATGCGGCCAGGGTCTTCCGCAGGGCGCTTAAGATGGTGCAGTCCGTATGCCCGGCCAATGTCCGCCTTTCGGATAATATAGCCCTTAAAGAAGAACATTTTCTCGGCAATGAGACCCAGATGAACCAGGTAATCCTGAATATCTGTGTCAACGCCATCCATGCCATCGGCCATCAGGAGGGATTAATCACGGTCAGCGCCCGGACGGCGGAGTCAAGGGAGCTTTTAGAGCACCATCTGTCGGCGGTGCCGGGGGACTGGGAGCATTATATCAGGTTAGATATCTCGGACAACGGCTGCGGCATGTCCGAGGAGGTCTTAAAACAGATATTCGACCCGTTCTTTACGACCAAGAAAGGCAGCAAGGGGACGGGACTCGGACTGGCCCTGGTGGAGCAGATTATCACATCCCATAAAGGATTTATTTTTGCGGAAAGCTGCCCCGGCGAGGGCAGTACTTTCCACATCTATCTGCCCGTCAATGAGATGACGGATGACGAGGAACAGGAAGACGCGGACGGAGAGAACCGTGACGGGGAGCTTTTAAGGCTCCTGATCGTGGATGACAATGCCAAAGTGCTTAAGCTTCTGGAAAAGAATTTTGGGAAACTCGGCGTCCTGACGGTGTCCTGCATGAACTTTGAGGAGGCCAGAAACCTGTTGAAAACACAGGAGTTCGACGCTGTGGCGGCGGAACAGGGCATAGGCGGCAGAAGCGCTGTGGACTTCTGCATGTCCATCCAGGGACAGAATCCGGGACTGATCCGTATCGTGATGACGGAACAGGTTACAAAGGAGATTCTGGAGGCGAAGCAAAGGAAGATTATAGATGAATATATTGATAAGCCGGTGTCGGATTCAGCCATATTAAAGGCCATAAGAGCAGTAAAAACTAAATTTTAA
- a CDS encoding citrate:proton symporter: MNETMLAALGFATIIMIIVLLLRNVTVPAIAFIGVSTVTAAILVLTGTFTVSEMGDFIKKGVSGVHSTAALFIFSVLFFGIMTDAGMFDRIINALMKKVGNNVVGVAMMSCIIAMIGHLDGGGASTFLITIPAMLPVYKKLKMRPTTLLLICVTAMGVMNLLPWGGPTMRSASVLGVEANVLWMQLLPMQIVGIIIALFTAFFWGTVEKRRGAGINSTLEIEDTEITEEAANSAEHSELVRPNLFWFNICLTLVIIICLIFLPVPSYFTFMLGCVAALLVNYPGAKLQNKIIKSHSGPALMMASTILAAGVFLGVLEESEIMNHMANILASFIPQAMGRFLPLIIGVLSVPLTMMFCTDSYFYGLLPVLIGVGSKFGVDPAHIAIAMVVCRNCATFISPVVPATFLGVGLAGVEIKDHIKTSFFWIWGVSLVCMVAGLVLGVITL, translated from the coding sequence ATGAATGAGACCATGCTTGCTGCTTTAGGGTTTGCAACCATAATCATGATCATTGTTTTACTGCTGAGGAACGTTACGGTTCCGGCCATCGCTTTTATCGGGGTATCCACTGTAACGGCGGCAATTCTTGTGCTGACAGGAACATTCACGGTCAGTGAGATGGGGGATTTTATTAAGAAAGGTGTTTCGGGCGTGCATTCCACCGCAGCGCTGTTTATTTTCTCCGTACTGTTTTTTGGTATCATGACGGATGCCGGTATGTTTGACCGCATTATCAATGCCCTTATGAAAAAAGTGGGCAATAACGTGGTGGGTGTCGCCATGATGTCATGCATCATTGCCATGATAGGCCACCTGGACGGAGGCGGCGCTTCCACATTCCTGATTACGATTCCAGCCATGCTCCCTGTTTATAAAAAGCTGAAAATGCGTCCGACCACGCTGCTTTTAATCTGTGTAACTGCGATGGGCGTTATGAACCTTCTCCCCTGGGGAGGACCTACGATGCGTTCCGCTTCTGTGCTGGGCGTGGAGGCAAATGTTCTCTGGATGCAGCTTCTGCCGATGCAGATTGTTGGTATCATCATTGCGCTTTTTACAGCTTTCTTCTGGGGAACCGTGGAGAAGAGAAGGGGCGCGGGCATTAACAGTACGCTTGAAATTGAAGACACGGAGATCACGGAAGAGGCGGCAAACAGTGCGGAGCACAGTGAGCTGGTGCGTCCGAACCTGTTCTGGTTCAATATCTGCCTGACCCTGGTGATTATTATCTGCCTGATTTTCCTTCCGGTGCCTTCTTACTTTACCTTCATGCTCGGCTGTGTTGCGGCCCTGCTGGTAAACTATCCCGGTGCAAAGCTGCAGAATAAGATTATCAAATCACATTCCGGCCCGGCCCTCATGATGGCATCCACGATTCTCGCGGCGGGCGTGTTCCTGGGAGTCCTGGAGGAAAGTGAGATTATGAACCACATGGCCAACATCCTGGCCTCCTTTATCCCACAGGCCATGGGACGGTTCCTGCCTCTGATTATCGGAGTCCTGTCCGTGCCGCTGACCATGATGTTCTGTACAGATTCCTATTTCTACGGACTTCTGCCGGTTCTGATCGGAGTGGGAAGCAAGTTTGGGGTAGACCCGGCGCACATTGCAATCGCCATGGTAGTCTGCCGTAACTGTGCAACCTTCATAAGCCCTGTCGTACCCGCCACCTTCCTGGGCGTGGGACTCGCAGGCGTAGAGATTAAAGACCATATTAAAACGAGCTTCTTCTGGATTTGGGGCGTGAGCCTTGTATGCATGGTAGCCGGTCTTGTTCTCGGTGTAATAACGCTTTAA
- a CDS encoding carbonic anhydrase: protein MIDEMIKYNEEFVRDGSYRRYAADKYPRKKLAILSCMDTRLVELLPAALGIKNGDVKMIKNAGGMITDPLDTSIRSLLIAILELKVTQVMVIAHTCCGVSGITPDRIRIHLKEHGITEEAILQMEQSGLDFNRWFQGFETPGEEVKRSVSILKNHPLIPSDITITGFVMDVETGLLEPVC from the coding sequence ATGATTGATGAAATGATAAAGTACAATGAGGAATTTGTAAGAGATGGTTCCTACCGGCGCTACGCCGCAGATAAGTACCCGCGCAAAAAACTGGCCATCCTTTCCTGCATGGACACCCGCCTGGTCGAACTTCTCCCCGCCGCCCTGGGAATTAAGAACGGGGATGTAAAGATGATAAAGAATGCCGGAGGAATGATTACCGATCCGCTCGACACCTCCATCCGGAGCCTGCTCATCGCCATCCTGGAACTGAAGGTAACGCAGGTGATGGTCATCGCCCACACCTGCTGCGGCGTGTCCGGCATCACCCCGGACCGAATCAGAATCCATCTAAAAGAACATGGAATTACAGAAGAGGCCATCCTTCAGATGGAACAAAGCGGACTCGACTTCAACCGCTGGTTCCAGGGGTTTGAGACGCCGGGGGAGGAGGTAAAGCGCTCCGTCTCAATCCTTAAGAATCATCCTCTAATCCCTTCGGATATTACCATCACCGGTTTTGTTATGGATGTGGAGACCGGGCTGCTGGAACCTGTCTGCTGA